TACATCCTCGCGGAGTACGAAACTCGCCCCGACGTAGAAGTCGAGAACATCCAGCAAGTGCGTGCCGTCTGGAACGGCAACCGCTGGGAACTCCATCTCGTCTGCAAGAAGGAAATTCCCGTCGAGGACGCCCCCGGCGAGAAGACGGCGGGTATCGACCTCGGCATTAGCAACTACCTCGCTATCGACTACGAGGACGGTCCCTCGGAGTTGTATCCGGGGAATGTGCTGAAAGAGGACAAGCACTACTTCACCCGCGAGGAGTACCAGACCGAAGGCGAGAACGGCCCAAGTAAGCGTGCGCGGAAGGCTCGTCGGAAACTCTCCCGGCGCAAAGACCACTTCCTCCACACGCTCTCGAAACACATCGTTGAGCGGTGTGTCCAGGAAGGCGTGGAGAAGATAGCAGTTGGCGACCTCAGTGAGATTCGAGAGGACGACGACGGCGGGTCACGGAACTGGGGAGCGTCGGGGAACAAGAAGTTGCACGGCTGGGAGTTCGACCGCTTCGCCCGTCTACTTGAATACAAGGCCGAGGAATACGGCATCCTCGTTGACCGCGTTGACGAGGAGAACACCTCTAAGACGTGTTCGTGTTGCGGGCAGATTCGAGATAGCAACCGTGTGGAGCGTGGTCTGTACGTTTGTTCGTCGTGCGAGACGACGATGAACGCAGACGTGAACGGAGCGGTGAACATCCGACGAAAGATAACTCAAACTCCCCCAACCGGGGATATGAGTAACGGCTGGTTGGCACAGCCCGGAGTCTACCTGTTCGATCGCGAGAGCGGACGGTTCACACCGAGAGAACAGGGAGACTGCAAACCCTAATATCCCAACGCTCGGGATTCCTCCGCCTTCAGGCGGAGGTGGATGTCAAGTCGTTCTCAGGTGGTCGGTTCGGGGTTCGTAGACATCGCCTTGCTGTTTGAGCTTCTCGATTTCCTGCTCGACTTTACTGGGTTCCATCCCGATCTTTTCGGCCTCTTCGACCACTACATCGACGGGAGCACCTTCGTCGAACTTATTTTCGAGCTCGTGGATGACTCCCCGGATATTTTGTAGCCGTTCACGCTCTTCTTCCGACAGGCCACGTAGAGCCCCCTCGGCATCGACTTCTCCTGTTTCCGGATCAATGCCGAGGTGTTCCATCGAAGACCGGAGAAGTCTGATCACCCGTTCGGCGTCTTCTTTTTCCACGGTATCGGACAGTCGCACTCGCGCGCTGGCTTCGGCGAGTTTCACCAGTGACTCCAGGTTTCGCATCGAAACCGGTACAGGAGCGCCCTCTTGCTTGCCTTGAGACCGCAACTCCACGAAGAAATCCCGGAGGGCTGCTTTGGCATCTTCCGTCAACGAGGGGAAACAGCTACGTTTGGCATAGGCGACGTAACTTCGGAAGAGATGGGGGTTGATCTCAGGTTCAACTTCGCTCGTGATCTTTTCGACTTGTTCGTCGGTATATGCCGAGGCATCAGCCTTCTTGGCTTGCGCTTGAACCTCGCCAGCGAGTGAGGCGTCCAGAATATCGCTGGCTACCTCGGCGTCACCATCAGCATCGGGCTGGTCTGTTTGTATGAACAGTAGATCGAACTGAGAGATGACATCCGGGTCGAGGCCCACCTGTTCACCGATCGGCTCATATTCGCCGAAGCGGCCGTGTTTGGGGCGGGCTGACGCCAAAACGGAGGCATCCGCAGGGAGGGCGCGAGTAGCGGTTCCTTTGCTGGCAAGCACCTCTTGTTCTCGCAGGGCGCTTTCGAGACCGGCTGCCGCATCTGAACTGAGCTCATCGGCCCGTGTGATGGCAGCAAGCCCCCCGTCTGCGAGGACGAGTGCGCCGGCATCAAGAGCCCAGTTTTTGGACCCGCCCGAACTCCGGTATGCGGCTGTTGTTAGTCCGACTTGCGTGGTATTCGTTCCATCTACGCGGATGCTTTTCGGGTTCAATCTGGCGGCATACCGCACAACTTCGTCGACGTAGGTTCCGGGATCTGTAACGATTCCAGTGTTGATCGTACCGGGGAGGGTCGTCCCGTCCTCGAGAGTCTTCTCTACACCGCCGAACATCTGGAGGACCACACCCAGCTTAATTTCATCTGAGATGGGGGCGTGAGGGGCTACACTTTCTGTGAACTGATCGTAGATGTCGTCAGCTTCCGAGAGATCAAGAATCGCATCTTTGTCGTCCTCCGAAAGGTAGATGAGATCTTCTGGTTCGACGTGTTCATAACTCAATAGTGAAACGTATTTATCAGAGATGGTCGCGTCGAAGTAGCTGTCTTCGCTGGGATCGACCACCTTGAGGACCCCATTGGCCAGTACGGTATCGCCAGGCTGGACGTCCCCAACCGTGTCGTCACTCGCAACCAGGACAATGCTTTCAGGCGACTCCCGAGCATTATCCGTGAAAGCAGCTTCGAGGCGAACCAGTTGACGGTCTTCCATTTCCGACTGATCCAAGTTTACGCGAAACGGCCCGTCTCTCTCACATCCACGGCATTCGATGGGCTCTGAGATTGAGAAATCTCCTGCCGTAATTCCTTGTGGTATCCGCGTGAGCGCCCCACACCGCTGACACTCGAATGCGGCTTCTGTTGTGTAGGAAACTACCGAACTGACAGACCGAACAGTCCCCGGAACGCTGATGAGTTGCCCCCGGTGTTCGGCCCGTATCTCATCGATAGGCGTCTTTTCTGGAAGGTTTTTCACCCGAACGTGAGCCTGTCCGAGCCTCACGTCGACTGGGAACTCGAAACACCGTAGCGCTTCTTCGGCGTACTCTTGGAGTTGGTCCGGTTTGGTCCGGAAGTCTTCTGCGAGATCCGGGTCGAACTGGTGGAGATCTTTCCAGTCAATGACCAGTGACTTCTGGCGATTCGGATATTTTTTGGCAAGTTCACCGACCTCGTTGCGATAGTAATCCCGATAGAACTCATCGAACAAGTCGACGAACTCCGTGTTGACATTCCTTGCCGTCATATCTATCACCTATTCTTCCCGGTGTATGAAGGTAGTTAACCGTACCGTTGGCCTGAACTACGTTAAAGAGGATTAGGGGAATCCCACCAGAATGTAGCTCCCCTTACGGACGAGATCGAAGACGCCCATGTCCAGTATTGGTCTGCCGACGGTTTCGAGGCGTTCGTGACCCCGCTGACTTGACGGTAGCTGA
The Halorhabdus rudnickae DNA segment above includes these coding regions:
- a CDS encoding RNA-guided endonuclease InsQ/TnpB family protein translates to MLKTTRTYVARITNHSQVRDDLDQCGFAASKLWNVGRYYIQQRWDDDGEIPDEAELKSELKDHERYSDLHSQSSQRVLEELAEAFTGWYNSDDGNNPPGYRKRGNDHPRSTVTWKQKGIKHDDKHGQLRLSKGFNLKENRSDYILAEYETRPDVEVENIQQVRAVWNGNRWELHLVCKKEIPVEDAPGEKTAGIDLGISNYLAIDYEDGPSELYPGNVLKEDKHYFTREEYQTEGENGPSKRARKARRKLSRRKDHFLHTLSKHIVERCVQEGVEKIAVGDLSEIREDDDGGSRNWGASGNKKLHGWEFDRFARLLEYKAEEYGILVDRVDEENTSKTCSCCGQIRDSNRVERGLYVCSSCETTMNADVNGAVNIRRKITQTPPTGDMSNGWLAQPGVYLFDRESGRFTPREQGDCKP
- a CDS encoding minichromosome maintenance protein MCM, whose protein sequence is MTARNVNTEFVDLFDEFYRDYYRNEVGELAKKYPNRQKSLVIDWKDLHQFDPDLAEDFRTKPDQLQEYAEEALRCFEFPVDVRLGQAHVRVKNLPEKTPIDEIRAEHRGQLISVPGTVRSVSSVVSYTTEAAFECQRCGALTRIPQGITAGDFSISEPIECRGCERDGPFRVNLDQSEMEDRQLVRLEAAFTDNARESPESIVLVASDDTVGDVQPGDTVLANGVLKVVDPSEDSYFDATISDKYVSLLSYEHVEPEDLIYLSEDDKDAILDLSEADDIYDQFTESVAPHAPISDEIKLGVVLQMFGGVEKTLEDGTTLPGTINTGIVTDPGTYVDEVVRYAARLNPKSIRVDGTNTTQVGLTTAAYRSSGGSKNWALDAGALVLADGGLAAITRADELSSDAAAGLESALREQEVLASKGTATRALPADASVLASARPKHGRFGEYEPIGEQVGLDPDVISQFDLLFIQTDQPDADGDAEVASDILDASLAGEVQAQAKKADASAYTDEQVEKITSEVEPEINPHLFRSYVAYAKRSCFPSLTEDAKAALRDFFVELRSQGKQEGAPVPVSMRNLESLVKLAEASARVRLSDTVEKEDAERVIRLLRSSMEHLGIDPETGEVDAEGALRGLSEEERERLQNIRGVIHELENKFDEGAPVDVVVEEAEKIGMEPSKVEQEIEKLKQQGDVYEPRTDHLRTT